A window from Aquabacterium sp. NJ1 encodes these proteins:
- a CDS encoding methyl-accepting chemotaxis protein, whose protein sequence is MDGPQAPGESTDRSNRIVMTHQRWDTLSATGSVQPAPTPGAWINTSRAGPAGRPLDLASSRYGPEWAYIGLGAFFIWLTSIWPEWLWLTGLAFLGVSLGLRWVYQTYQAKLRQAQAATPPAHDDLQALNTAVLPIWYRQIDYARTLLTQAMDALTQRFAGMSGRLCQTVDRAGHGAEAGLLQALQTSQTQLVGLVDDLRQALDSRGHLLGEVVAVSQFVGQLQEMASEVGAIARQTNLLSLNAAIEAARAGETGKGFAVVAKEVRHLSAQSAQTGERIEKVIAQVNSAIRGAQSSCDAFTQEDAALMARASQAIEDVVQRMRDTASNVMADSQALLAEGLTMRDEINEVLIAVQAQDRISQMLMHTAHNVNELATGVQQPATPPWQVEAWLAALKQTYTTPEETAAHEGLALASVPTTPQHSAVEDNTTFF, encoded by the coding sequence ATGGACGGCCCCCAGGCGCCCGGGGAGTCCACTGATCGTTCAAACAGGATCGTCATGACACACCAGCGTTGGGATACCTTGTCTGCCACAGGCTCTGTACAGCCTGCCCCAACACCGGGTGCGTGGATCAATACCTCGCGAGCAGGGCCTGCCGGTCGCCCGCTCGATCTTGCCTCCAGCCGATATGGCCCTGAATGGGCTTATATCGGTCTGGGGGCTTTTTTTATCTGGCTGACCAGTATCTGGCCTGAATGGCTGTGGTTGACTGGTCTGGCATTTCTGGGTGTTTCTCTGGGTTTGCGCTGGGTATATCAAACATACCAGGCCAAGCTGCGCCAGGCGCAGGCCGCCACCCCGCCTGCACACGATGATCTGCAGGCCCTCAATACCGCCGTGCTGCCCATCTGGTACCGCCAGATCGACTACGCGCGCACCTTGCTGACCCAGGCCATGGACGCCCTGACGCAGCGCTTTGCCGGCATGTCCGGGCGCCTGTGCCAGACGGTGGACCGTGCGGGCCACGGCGCCGAGGCGGGCCTGCTGCAAGCCCTGCAAACATCCCAAACCCAGCTGGTGGGCCTGGTCGACGACCTGCGCCAGGCGCTGGATTCGCGCGGGCACCTGCTGGGCGAGGTGGTCGCCGTGTCGCAGTTCGTGGGGCAATTGCAGGAGATGGCGTCCGAAGTGGGCGCCATTGCTCGCCAGACCAACCTGCTGTCGCTCAACGCGGCCATCGAAGCCGCCCGTGCGGGCGAAACCGGTAAGGGCTTTGCCGTGGTGGCCAAGGAGGTTCGCCACCTGTCTGCGCAATCTGCCCAGACCGGCGAGCGCATCGAGAAGGTCATCGCCCAGGTCAACAGCGCCATCCGCGGCGCCCAGTCCAGCTGCGATGCCTTCACTCAGGAAGACGCGGCCTTGATGGCGCGTGCCAGCCAGGCCATCGAGGACGTGGTCCAACGCATGCGCGACACGGCCTCCAACGTCATGGCCGATTCGCAGGCGCTGCTGGCCGAGGGCCTGACCATGCGCGACGAGATCAACGAGGTCCTGATTGCCGTGCAGGCGCAAGACCGCATCAGCCAGATGCTGATGCACACGGCCCACAACGTCAACGAACTGGCGACGGGCGTGCAGCAGCCTGCCACCCCGCCATGGCAGGTGGAGGCCTGGCTGGCTGCGCTCAAACAGACCTACACCACGCCGGAAGAAACCGCCGCGCACGAGGGGCTGGCGCTGGCCAGCGTGCCCACCACGCCGCAGCACAGCGCGGTGGAAGACAACACCACGTTCTTCTGA
- a CDS encoding response regulator, with translation MTDKTRSYSTTAVAQRLGISTQTVQRWVDTGQLKAWKTLGGHRRIEAEGVELLFRLHGLAVPDADQPSAVPQNDQSEALSILIVDDNPDDRDILAHMVAEAFPAASVAAATNGFHGLIAVGRMAPDVLITDLLMPHMNGFEMLRQLQTGCAVKPRYTLAVSSNTLQDLATKGNLPAGVAFMRKPFEPAVFIDAFRQGVRAALQAQGA, from the coding sequence ATGACGGACAAAACCCGCTCCTACTCCACCACCGCCGTTGCCCAGCGCCTGGGCATCTCGACCCAGACCGTTCAGCGCTGGGTGGACACCGGCCAGTTAAAGGCCTGGAAGACCCTGGGCGGGCACCGCCGCATAGAGGCCGAGGGGGTCGAACTGCTGTTTCGCCTGCATGGACTGGCGGTGCCTGATGCGGATCAGCCGTCAGCGGTGCCGCAAAACGACCAGAGCGAGGCCTTGTCCATCCTGATCGTGGACGACAACCCCGATGACCGGGATATTCTGGCCCATATGGTGGCCGAGGCCTTTCCAGCCGCCTCGGTGGCCGCGGCCACCAATGGTTTCCACGGTTTGATTGCCGTCGGGCGCATGGCCCCCGATGTGCTGATCACCGACTTGCTGATGCCGCATATGAATGGGTTTGAAATGCTGCGGCAATTACAGACCGGGTGCGCGGTCAAACCCCGCTATACCCTGGCCGTGTCCAGCAACACCTTGCAGGATCTGGCCACCAAGGGCAACCTGCCTGCCGGCGTGGCCTTCATGCGCAAGCCTTTCGAGCCCGCCGTGTTCATCGACGCATTCCGCCAAGGGGTGCGTGCCGCGCTGCAGGCCCAGGGCGCCTGA
- a CDS encoding hybrid sensor histidine kinase/response regulator — MKIRQLSIALFLIVGLVTVVTVFLSTFAAVVYHEEREQRWGQLHATLAANVDQQAAGLALPVWNMDETNIQAILHSGMIDREVYAIVVSTSEKPYGIVRDSGWHVVGLKGPVSDPDLLAEERVVYHGKEPLGTVKVYVSGRFLQEDLNQRRSSIIAVIVALDITLVVALTVMLWFAMIQPIKRLQAHAASIGEGKSAAREPSDFLFFGELHALKRSIHDMSMMLANRFEALQSSENRLKLATRAASIGVWDWDIDQDKLVWDDEMHRLFGVPKENFSGTVTDWRKTLTPEDAERMRQELDAAVRGDHDLATEFTITRPDGESRVIRAESIAVRNQVGRVVRLVGINLDVTESRMAKERVQRLNAELEDRVRERTAQLEQANTDLAKARDGAEKATRAKSEFLANMSHEIRTPMNAILGLTRLTLRTELSKKQKDYLQNVMVSAGSLLGIIDDILDFSKIEAGKLEMEAKPFALEEVLDKLSTITALKAHEKGLDFLIDLAPGLPTTLVGDPLRLGQVLINLCNNAVKFTSSGEVAVLVRQAGPVDQGRLILQFSVLDTGIGMTAEQQAKLFTPFTQVDASTTRLYGGTGLGLAISKQIVALMHGDITVSSEHGVGTRFDFTAVFGVSDAGGEPLHVHEALRGLRVLVIDDSLRSREICKTLLSSLGCIPTLAESGLAGLSKLKQAVPAEAYEVVLLDTNLPEIDSYELVSLIRNRPAPVPEVILITSFMDEDVTRRMTALGVRCGLVRPVGRRALHDVLLEARHLPAPAAQQQDAHRAAGSLAPAQLRGRSVLLVEDNAINQIVATELLRDEAGMHVMVAEDGVEALHLLFTQTFDLVLMDIQMPGMDGLEATRRIRQDPRHTKLPIIAMTAHALASDRAACLAAGMNDCVVKPFEPQVLFTVLARWLHDDQGAQAAGQAGLGTGEPAPPERGIHFDVGMRRCMGKAELYQRIATRFIHSRREDAHLIRSALEGGRPQVAADIAHQLISSAGTIGAEALSHTARLLQAAITDEGPEAPWLHLASLEDHLQEALAELHAYLADVSDAGQTA; from the coding sequence ATGAAAATACGCCAACTGTCGATTGCGCTGTTCCTGATCGTCGGCCTGGTGACGGTGGTCACCGTCTTCCTGTCGACCTTTGCCGCGGTGGTTTACCACGAAGAGCGCGAACAGCGTTGGGGCCAGTTGCACGCCACGCTGGCGGCCAATGTGGATCAGCAGGCGGCTGGCCTGGCCTTGCCCGTTTGGAACATGGATGAAACCAACATCCAGGCCATCCTGCATTCCGGGATGATCGACCGCGAGGTGTATGCCATCGTCGTGTCCACGTCAGAAAAGCCGTATGGCATCGTTCGGGACAGTGGCTGGCATGTCGTCGGGCTCAAGGGGCCGGTGTCCGACCCGGATCTGCTGGCCGAAGAGCGCGTGGTCTACCATGGCAAGGAGCCCCTGGGCACGGTCAAGGTGTACGTGTCCGGGCGCTTCTTGCAGGAGGACCTGAATCAGCGCCGCTCGTCCATCATCGCGGTCATCGTGGCGTTGGATATCACGCTGGTGGTCGCGCTGACCGTGATGCTGTGGTTTGCCATGATCCAGCCGATCAAGCGCCTGCAAGCGCATGCGGCTTCCATTGGCGAGGGCAAGTCGGCCGCCCGCGAGCCGAGCGATTTCCTGTTCTTCGGGGAGCTGCATGCGCTCAAGCGCTCCATCCACGACATGTCCATGATGCTGGCCAACCGCTTCGAGGCGCTGCAGTCCAGCGAGAACCGCTTGAAGCTGGCCACGCGCGCCGCCAGCATCGGCGTGTGGGACTGGGACATCGATCAGGACAAGCTGGTCTGGGACGACGAGATGCACCGCCTCTTTGGTGTGCCCAAGGAGAACTTCTCCGGCACCGTGACAGATTGGCGCAAGACGTTGACACCCGAAGATGCCGAACGCATGAGGCAGGAGCTGGATGCCGCCGTTCGCGGCGATCACGATCTGGCCACAGAGTTCACGATCACCCGCCCCGATGGTGAATCCCGGGTCATCAGGGCAGAGTCCATTGCGGTGCGCAACCAGGTCGGGCGCGTGGTGCGCCTGGTCGGCATCAACCTGGACGTCACCGAAAGCCGCATGGCCAAAGAGCGGGTGCAACGCCTCAATGCCGAGCTGGAAGACCGCGTCAGGGAGCGCACGGCCCAGCTGGAGCAAGCCAATACCGACCTGGCCAAGGCGCGTGACGGCGCCGAGAAGGCCACCCGGGCCAAGAGCGAGTTCCTGGCCAACATGAGCCACGAGATCCGCACGCCCATGAACGCGATCCTGGGCCTGACACGGCTGACCTTGCGCACCGAGTTGAGCAAGAAGCAGAAGGACTACCTGCAAAACGTGATGGTGTCGGCGGGCTCCCTGCTGGGCATCATCGATGACATCCTGGACTTCTCCAAGATCGAGGCCGGCAAGCTGGAGATGGAGGCCAAGCCTTTCGCCCTGGAGGAAGTGCTGGACAAGTTGAGCACCATCACGGCCTTGAAGGCGCATGAAAAGGGCCTGGACTTCCTCATCGATTTGGCGCCCGGCCTGCCCACCACCCTGGTGGGCGACCCATTGCGCCTGGGGCAGGTGCTGATCAACCTGTGCAACAACGCCGTGAAGTTCACCAGCAGCGGCGAGGTGGCGGTGCTGGTTCGCCAGGCGGGCCCGGTGGATCAAGGGCGGCTGATCTTGCAGTTCTCCGTGCTGGACACGGGCATCGGCATGACCGCGGAGCAGCAGGCCAAGCTGTTCACGCCTTTCACGCAGGTGGATGCCTCCACCACCCGCCTGTATGGCGGCACCGGGCTGGGGCTGGCGATCTCCAAGCAGATCGTGGCCTTGATGCACGGCGACATCACCGTGAGCAGCGAACATGGCGTGGGCACGCGATTTGATTTCACGGCCGTGTTCGGTGTCTCCGATGCGGGGGGCGAACCCCTGCACGTTCATGAAGCGCTGCGCGGGCTGCGTGTGCTGGTCATCGATGACAGCCTGCGTTCACGCGAGATCTGCAAGACACTGCTGAGCAGCCTGGGTTGTATCCCGACCCTGGCCGAGTCTGGCCTGGCCGGCCTGAGCAAACTGAAGCAGGCGGTGCCCGCCGAAGCGTATGAGGTGGTGCTGCTGGACACCAATCTGCCGGAGATCGACAGCTATGAGCTGGTGTCCCTGATCCGCAACCGGCCAGCACCTGTGCCGGAAGTGATCCTGATCACGTCGTTCATGGATGAGGACGTGACGCGCCGCATGACAGCCCTAGGGGTGCGTTGCGGGCTGGTGCGGCCTGTCGGGCGGCGTGCCTTGCACGACGTGCTGTTGGAGGCGCGCCACCTGCCGGCACCCGCCGCCCAACAGCAAGACGCCCACCGTGCAGCGGGAAGCCTGGCACCTGCCCAACTCCGGGGGCGCAGTGTGCTGCTGGTCGAGGACAACGCCATCAACCAGATCGTGGCCACCGAATTGTTGCGCGATGAAGCGGGCATGCACGTGATGGTTGCCGAAGACGGCGTGGAGGCCCTGCACCTGTTGTTCACACAGACCTTCGACCTGGTGCTGATGGACATCCAGATGCCCGGCATGGACGGGCTGGAGGCCACGCGCCGCATCCGCCAGGACCCGCGCCACACCAAACTGCCCATCATCGCGATGACCGCACATGCCCTGGCCAGTGACCGGGCCGCCTGCCTGGCCGCAGGCATGAACGATTGTGTGGTCAAGCCCTTTGAGCCCCAGGTGCTGTTCACGGTGCTGGCCCGCTGGCTGCATGACGACCAGGGCGCTCAGGCTGCGGGCCAGGCGGGGCTGGGGACGGGCGAGCCAGCGCCACCCGAGCGCGGCATCCACTTCGATGTGGGCATGCGCCGCTGCATGGGCAAGGCCGAGCTGTACCAGCGCATTGCCACCCGCTTCATCCACTCGCGGCGCGAGGACGCGCACCTCATCCGCTCCGCGCTGGAAGGTGGCAGGCCGCAGGTCGCAGCCGACATCGCCCACCAGCTCATCTCCTCTGCGGGCACCATCGGCGCAGAGGCACTTTCACACACGGCACGCCTGCTGCAAGCGGCCATCACGGATGAGGGCCCGGAGGCACCATGGCTTCACCTCGCATCCCTGGAAGACCACTTGCAGGAAGCCCTTGCCGAGCTGCATGCCTATCTGGCCGATGTCAGTGATGCCGGGCAAACTGCATGA
- a CDS encoding ABC transporter substrate-binding protein, translating into MLAWRAWFVSWGWACAMVVPTHGLAQAALPEARPRAVIGAEDDAAPWSYADGSGYVNDVVRAAFERSGWLVEFKVMPYARCKALASSGKLLACFSTSKTPALQAQLLYPVHPVFSASNLLVGRADSGLSGCDPARWPRPLRIGRVAGYEYRPAVDALFSQPQIHADDAQSEVNNLRKLQARRIDAALVTVDAVKRLDFIAAQAGVSGTFTTICDFGSEHAYIAFSRRHPVSQRARQAFEAGFEQLRKEGHIAKLQALWRAKLLDRVKAKAH; encoded by the coding sequence GTGCTTGCATGGCGTGCCTGGTTCGTGAGTTGGGGATGGGCCTGTGCCATGGTGGTGCCGACGCATGGCCTGGCGCAGGCGGCCTTGCCCGAGGCCCGGCCTCGCGCGGTCATCGGGGCCGAGGATGACGCCGCACCCTGGTCCTACGCCGATGGCTCTGGCTATGTGAACGACGTGGTGCGCGCCGCATTCGAACGCAGTGGCTGGCTCGTCGAGTTCAAGGTGATGCCGTATGCCCGTTGCAAGGCGCTGGCGTCGTCCGGCAAGCTGCTGGCCTGCTTCTCCACCAGCAAGACGCCGGCGTTGCAGGCGCAATTGCTGTACCCCGTCCACCCGGTGTTCAGTGCGTCCAACCTCCTGGTGGGTCGCGCGGACTCGGGCCTCTCGGGTTGTGACCCCGCACGGTGGCCCCGGCCGCTGCGCATCGGTCGGGTCGCTGGTTATGAATACCGGCCCGCGGTGGACGCCCTGTTCAGCCAGCCGCAGATCCATGCCGATGACGCGCAGTCGGAGGTCAACAACCTGCGCAAGCTGCAAGCCCGCCGCATTGACGCCGCGCTCGTCACGGTGGATGCTGTCAAGCGCCTGGACTTCATTGCCGCGCAGGCCGGGGTCTCAGGCACCTTCACCACCATCTGCGACTTTGGTAGTGAGCATGCCTACATCGCCTTCAGCCGCCGGCATCCCGTTTCGCAGCGCGCACGCCAGGCTTTTGAGGCCGGCTTCGAGCAGTTGAGAAAAGAGGGCCACATCGCCAAACTGCAGGCGTTGTGGCGTGCGAAGCTGCTCGACCGTGTCAAGGCCAAGGCCCACTGA
- a CDS encoding LysR family transcriptional regulator, whose product MDRIQAMTVFCRVVDCQGFAAAARELDLSPSVVTRLINELEAHLGVRLLNRTTRTLVLTAAGERYLEKARKLLLDLADIEGEATSATTDPSGRLKVQVPPAFAAHQLARVLPTFLARFPRISIELVAPNVAESIDDSFDVCIVVSTSGQLDGQFVARRLTCSHIIACASPAFLDRHGRPGHPSEYLALSLVHPAYIQEMTFKPEREALRAAPHGAITVVPSQAVMLSSHIDTLYAAALAGLGASGFPSYVVDEALKQGRLERVLPGWSLSVLHLFATYPSRRYMPMRTRVFLDFLIETFGGEEKDPWLGL is encoded by the coding sequence ATGGACCGCATCCAGGCCATGACCGTCTTTTGCCGCGTGGTGGACTGCCAGGGTTTTGCCGCCGCCGCCCGCGAGCTGGACCTGTCACCCTCGGTGGTCACCCGCTTGATCAACGAGCTGGAGGCGCACCTGGGCGTGCGCCTGCTCAACCGCACCACCCGCACGCTGGTCCTCACCGCCGCGGGCGAGCGCTACCTGGAAAAGGCGCGCAAGCTGCTGCTCGATCTGGCCGACATCGAAGGCGAGGCCACCTCGGCCACGACGGACCCGTCCGGGCGCCTGAAGGTGCAGGTGCCACCGGCCTTCGCCGCGCACCAGCTGGCGCGTGTGTTGCCCACCTTTCTGGCGCGCTTCCCGCGCATCAGCATCGAGCTGGTCGCACCCAACGTCGCAGAGAGCATCGACGACAGCTTTGATGTGTGCATCGTGGTGTCGACCTCGGGGCAGCTCGATGGCCAGTTCGTGGCCCGGCGCCTGACCTGCTCGCACATCATCGCCTGCGCTTCGCCCGCGTTTCTGGACCGGCATGGCCGCCCCGGGCATCCCAGCGAATACCTGGCCCTGAGCCTGGTGCACCCCGCCTACATCCAGGAGATGACCTTCAAGCCCGAGCGCGAGGCCTTGCGTGCGGCGCCTCATGGGGCCATCACCGTGGTGCCCTCCCAGGCGGTGATGCTGAGCTCGCACATCGACACCTTGTATGCCGCCGCGCTGGCCGGCCTGGGGGCTTCGGGCTTTCCGTCTTACGTGGTGGACGAGGCCTTGAAGCAAGGCCGGCTGGAGCGCGTGTTGCCGGGCTGGTCCCTGTCGGTGCTGCACCTGTTTGCGACCTACCCGAGCCGCCGCTACATGCCCATGCGCACGCGGGTGTTCCTCGATTTTCTGATCGAGACCTTTGGTGGCGAAGAGAAGGACCCCTGGCTGGGGCTGTGA
- a CDS encoding TAXI family TRAP transporter solute-binding subunit, whose amino-acid sequence MARWIWSRWTSLDFWVTFIGALALVAGAFWVASHFIAPAPPSRIVMTVGQEGGAYESLAKDMQTALAQNGIKLELRTTHGAQEDLRLLNDRHSGVTLAVVQGGVATDADGEDLMSLASLYREPVWVFYRQGLKVERLSALKGRSLSIGPKGSGVHALAAQLLAANGVDAHNTRLAEWPSEEAAQKLINKQLDAIMVVGAPESNLVGKLIRQPGVRLLDFAQAEAYSRQFPFLAHIVLPMGSFDLARNIPDHDVMLVAPTANLVVRDDIHPALIDLLMAVATDLTGDASMLHHEGEFPSPNGVDIPLSDDAARYMKNGPSFLHRYLPFWIAVWADRLVVLLIPLVAVLLPVMRLAPSVYAWRIKSRIYRWYGRLKQLEYELDLEGSQLDKAQAMSRLDDIERGVSHIRTPLAFSENLYNLRAHIELVRHRLSKMA is encoded by the coding sequence ATGGCTCGATGGATCTGGTCCCGCTGGACCTCGCTGGATTTCTGGGTGACCTTCATCGGCGCACTGGCCCTGGTGGCGGGCGCCTTCTGGGTGGCCAGCCATTTCATTGCGCCCGCACCGCCCAGCCGCATCGTGATGACGGTGGGGCAAGAGGGCGGCGCCTACGAAAGCCTGGCCAAGGACATGCAGACGGCCCTGGCTCAAAACGGCATCAAGCTGGAGTTGCGCACCACGCACGGCGCGCAAGAAGACCTGCGCCTGCTCAATGACCGCCACTCGGGTGTCACGCTGGCCGTGGTGCAAGGTGGCGTGGCCACCGATGCCGATGGCGAAGACCTCATGAGCCTGGCCTCCTTGTACCGCGAGCCGGTCTGGGTGTTCTACCGCCAGGGCTTGAAGGTGGAGCGGCTCAGCGCGCTCAAGGGGCGGTCCTTGTCCATCGGGCCCAAGGGCAGCGGTGTGCACGCCTTGGCGGCACAGTTGCTGGCGGCCAATGGGGTGGACGCGCACAACACGCGCCTGGCCGAGTGGCCTTCCGAAGAGGCCGCGCAAAAGCTGATCAACAAGCAGCTGGACGCGATCATGGTGGTGGGCGCGCCCGAGTCCAACCTGGTGGGCAAGCTCATTCGCCAGCCGGGGGTGCGCTTGCTGGACTTCGCGCAAGCAGAAGCGTATTCACGCCAGTTCCCCTTCCTGGCCCACATCGTCCTGCCCATGGGCAGCTTCGATCTGGCGCGCAACATCCCGGACCATGACGTGATGCTGGTGGCGCCCACGGCCAACCTGGTCGTGCGTGACGACATCCACCCTGCGCTGATCGACTTGCTGATGGCCGTGGCCACCGACCTCACGGGGGACGCCAGCATGCTGCACCACGAGGGCGAGTTCCCTTCACCCAATGGCGTGGACATCCCCTTGAGCGACGACGCGGCCCGCTACATGAAGAACGGGCCGTCGTTCCTGCATCGCTACCTGCCCTTCTGGATCGCAGTCTGGGCAGACCGGCTGGTGGTCTTGTTGATCCCGCTGGTGGCGGTGCTCCTGCCGGTGATGCGCCTGGCGCCTTCGGTGTACGCCTGGCGGATCAAGTCGCGCATCTATCGCTGGTATGGCCGCCTCAAGCAGCTGGAGTACGAGCTGGACCTGGAGGGCAGCCAGCTCGACAAGGCGCAGGCCATGAGCCGGCTCGACGACATCGAGCGCGGCGTCAGCCACATCCGCACGCCGCTGGCTTTTTCAGAGAACCTGTACAACCTGCGCGCGCACATCGAGCTGGTGCGTCACCGCTTGAGCAAGATGGCGTGA
- a CDS encoding M20 family peptidase: protein MPTPRARAHAMRGRLLPRLALTLLALVAGLAAIMAWHTWRIGQRASQDANVPARPGAAVNAQAVAQRLSQAVQQATIWGPKDEHAAAFEALHQQLQTGFPHAHAALKRQTFGRHALLYTWVGRDPQAQPIALLAHQDVVPIAPGTEKDWQQPPFSGAIQDGFVWGRGAWDDKGNVMAIMEAVEMLAQAGFQPKQTTYLVFGADEEVGGQDGALLIAQWLQQQKVRLRFAMDEGLLITHDMVPGVRKPVALIGMAEKGYLTLRLSAKAQPGHASMPPMRSAIGLVGEAVARVETHQMPAHLSGLPREMFETVAPEVQGLNRWLLSNLWLTEPLVISQLQKAPSTNAMVRTTTAATVFQAGERENVLPGVASALINFRLLPGDSSAQVQAHVQQVLAGLDVQVTHEPQLVEASPVSRSGTPAYRLLARTLRELQPDVVVAPGLLVGGTDSRHFAAVSESIFRFSPVHAGPSDLARFHGTNERIGIDNYVQMIQFYERLLRNTDQL, encoded by the coding sequence ATGCCCACCCCGCGCGCCCGTGCACACGCCATGCGCGGCCGCCTGCTGCCCAGGCTGGCGCTCACCTTGCTGGCCCTGGTGGCAGGCCTGGCCGCCATCATGGCGTGGCACACCTGGCGCATCGGGCAGCGCGCCTCGCAAGACGCCAACGTGCCAGCCCGGCCTGGCGCGGCGGTGAACGCCCAAGCCGTGGCACAACGCCTGAGCCAGGCCGTGCAGCAAGCCACGATCTGGGGCCCCAAGGATGAGCATGCGGCCGCGTTCGAGGCCCTGCACCAGCAACTGCAAACCGGCTTTCCTCATGCGCATGCCGCCTTGAAACGCCAGACCTTCGGGCGCCACGCGCTGCTCTACACCTGGGTCGGTCGCGACCCGCAAGCACAGCCCATTGCGCTGCTGGCTCACCAGGACGTGGTACCCATCGCCCCGGGCACCGAGAAGGACTGGCAGCAGCCCCCCTTCTCCGGCGCCATCCAGGATGGCTTCGTCTGGGGCCGTGGTGCCTGGGACGACAAGGGCAACGTCATGGCCATCATGGAAGCCGTCGAGATGCTGGCCCAGGCGGGCTTTCAGCCAAAACAAACCACCTACCTGGTCTTCGGCGCCGATGAGGAAGTCGGTGGGCAGGACGGTGCCCTGCTCATCGCGCAATGGCTGCAGCAGCAGAAGGTGCGCCTGCGCTTTGCCATGGACGAAGGCCTGTTGATCACACACGACATGGTGCCCGGCGTGCGCAAGCCCGTGGCCTTGATCGGCATGGCCGAAAAGGGCTACCTCACGCTGCGCCTGAGCGCCAAGGCCCAGCCCGGCCACGCCAGCATGCCGCCGATGCGCAGCGCCATCGGCCTGGTTGGTGAAGCCGTGGCACGGGTGGAAACCCATCAGATGCCCGCCCACCTGAGCGGCCTGCCGCGCGAGATGTTCGAGACCGTCGCACCCGAGGTGCAAGGCCTCAACCGCTGGCTGCTGAGCAACCTGTGGCTGACCGAGCCCCTGGTCATCAGCCAGTTGCAGAAAGCGCCCTCCACCAATGCCATGGTGCGCACAACCACGGCCGCCACCGTGTTCCAGGCCGGCGAGCGCGAGAACGTGCTGCCGGGCGTGGCCTCGGCCTTGATCAACTTCCGGCTCTTGCCCGGAGACAGCAGCGCACAGGTGCAAGCCCATGTGCAGCAGGTGCTGGCCGGGCTGGATGTGCAGGTGACACACGAGCCGCAACTGGTGGAAGCCTCGCCGGTGTCCCGCTCCGGCACGCCGGCCTACCGGCTGCTGGCACGCACCCTGCGCGAGCTCCAGCCCGATGTGGTCGTGGCCCCGGGGCTGCTGGTGGGCGGCACGGATTCACGCCACTTTGCCGCCGTCAGCGAGTCCATCTTCCGCTTCTCGCCGGTGCACGCCGGCCCATCTGACCTGGCCCGCTTCCATGGCACCAATGAGCGCATCGGCATCGACAACTACGTGCAGATGATCCAGTTCTACGAGCGCCTGCTGCGCAACACCGACCAGCTTTGA
- a CDS encoding DsbA family oxidoreductase translates to MPTALKIDFVSDVSCPWCAIGLSALELALQRLQGEVEAVIHFQPFELNPDMPAGGQDIGEHLTQKYGSTPAQQAQIRETIRQRGAEVGFAFSPEGRGRIYNTFNAHRLLHWAGETGPVQQRALKRALLQACHRDRQDMGADMVLLAAVQQAGLDVARAQAILASDEFAREVREQEAFYTSHGIHSVPAVIVNSRHLISGGQPAGVFEQALRQIAAESESAAG, encoded by the coding sequence ATGCCCACTGCCTTGAAGATTGATTTTGTTTCCGATGTGTCCTGCCCCTGGTGCGCCATCGGCCTGTCGGCGCTGGAGCTGGCTTTGCAGCGGCTTCAGGGCGAGGTCGAAGCGGTGATTCATTTCCAGCCCTTCGAGCTGAACCCCGACATGCCGGCCGGTGGGCAGGACATCGGCGAGCACCTGACCCAGAAGTACGGCTCCACACCGGCGCAGCAGGCTCAGATCAGAGAAACCATTCGCCAGCGCGGTGCCGAGGTGGGCTTCGCCTTCAGCCCCGAGGGCCGGGGCCGCATCTACAACACCTTCAATGCCCACCGCCTCTTGCATTGGGCGGGTGAAACGGGCCCGGTGCAGCAACGGGCCCTGAAGCGGGCGCTGCTGCAGGCCTGTCACCGCGATCGCCAGGACATGGGCGCCGACATGGTGCTGCTGGCCGCCGTGCAGCAAGCGGGGCTGGATGTGGCGCGGGCCCAGGCCATTCTGGCCAGTGACGAGTTTGCTCGCGAGGTGCGCGAGCAAGAGGCCTTCTACACCTCACACGGCATCCATTCGGTGCCGGCGGTCATCGTCAACAGCCGGCATCTGATCTCGGGTGGGCAGCCTGCCGGGGTGTTCGAGCAGGCCTTGCGCCAGATCGCGGCCGAGTCGGAGTCAGCAGCCGGCTGA